The Streptomyces sp. DG1A-41 genomic sequence AGCCTGGTGAGGCCCCTGGGGGTGGTCTCCGGCATGGATGGTCTCCCGGTCGATCGATCAAATGGGAACGTGCACACACAGCAGTGCAGTGCGGAGCCCAACATAACCGCACGACAACAACCATTGACAAGTGTCCGGGATGTTTCTCTACTGTGAACGCTCACAGAAGCGTGGCAGGTTCTCGCAGCAGGCGAGGACCCCAGGTCAGGGGAGAGATCCATGCCGTACACGAAGCGCCGCCGCCTCGTGACATCCGCCGTCGCCATCGCGCTCGGCGCCACCGCGCTCGCCGCCTGCGGCTCGGATTCCGGGGACGGCGAGACCGAATCGGGGCCGGTCTCGCTGACGTACTGGACCTGGACGCCCGGCATGGACAAGGTCGTGGACCTGTGGAACAAGGGGCCGGGCAAGAAGGACCAGATCACCGTCACGGTGAAGAAGCAGGCGTCCGGCGACACGCTCGTCACCAAGATCCTCACCGCGCACAAGGCGGGCAAGGCGCCCGACCTGGTGCAGGCCGAGTACCAGGCGCTGCCCACCCTGGTCAGCAATGACGCGCTGGCGGACATCTCGAAGAACGTGGGCGACGCCGAGGGCAGCTTCGCCGACGGCGTCTGGCAGCAGACGACGCTGGGCACGGACGCGGTGTACGCGGTCCCGCAGGACATCGGGCCGATGATGTTCTACTACCGCGAGGACCTGTTCAAGGAGTACGGCCTGACGGTGCCGACGACCTGGGACGAGTTCGCCGAGACCGCGCGCAAGCTGAAGAAGGCCGCCCCCGACAAGGACCTCACCACCTTCTCCGCCAACGACTCCGGCCTCTTCGCGGGCCTCGCCCAGCAGGCGGGCGCCAAGTGGTGGACGACCTCCGGCGACCAGTGGAAGGTCTCCATCAACGACGCGGCGACGCAGAAGGTCGCCGAGTTCTGGGGCGGCCTGGTCGAGGAGGGCGCCATCGACAGCCAGCCGATGTACACCCCGGCCTGGAACAAGGCGCTCAACACCGGCAAGCAGATCGCCTGGGTCAGCGCCGTGTGGGCCCCGGGCACGCTCACCACGGCCGCCCCCGCCACCAAGGGCAAGTGGGCCATGGCCCCGCTCCCCCAGTGGTCCGCGAACGAGAACCGCACCGGCAGCTGGGGCGGCTCCTCCACCGCCGTCACCACGGACTCCAAGCACCAGGAGGCCGCCGCCGAGTTCGCGGCCTGGCTGAACACCGACGGCGACGCCCTGAACGCGCTGGCCAAGGAGAGCGGCGTCTACCCGGCCGCCAAGAACGCCCAGACCAGCGGCGCCTTCCTCAAGCCGCCGGCCTACTTCTCCAACCAGGCCGACTTCTACACCAAGGCCGCCGGCATCGCGGAGACCACCGCCCCCTCCGCCTGGGGTCCGAACGTGAACGTCGCCTACACGACCTTCAAGGACGCCTTCGGCGCCGCCGCGAAGAACAAGTCGGACTTCGGCGCCGCGCTCGACGAGATGCAGGACGACACCGTCGCCGACATGAAGAAGCAGGGCTTCGAGGTCGCGGAGTGAAAAGCACGGCACGCCGGCAGTCGTACGGGGTCAAGGGGGCCCCGTACGGCTTCCTCCTCCCCGCGACGATCCTGTTCACCCTGTTCTTCGCCCTGCCGATCGGCTTCGCGCTCTGGCTCAGCTTCCACAAGGTGAAGGTCTCCGGCCTCGGCCTCGGCTCCGGCGCCCGCAAGGAGGTCTGGGCCGGCCTGGAGAACTACACCGACGCCCTCACCGACAGCGAGCTGGTGAACGGGGCGCTGCGGGTGCTGGGCTACGGCTGCATCGTCGTCCCGGTCATGCTGGGCCTCGCCCTGCTGTTCGCGCTGATGCTGGACTCCGAGAAGGTGCGGCTGGCCCCCTTCACCCGGCTCGCGATCTTCCTGCCGTACGCCATCCCCGGTGTGGTGGCGGCGCTGCTGTGGGGCTTCCTGTACCTGCCGGACGTCAGCCCCTTCTACTTCGTGCTCGACAAGCTGGGGCTGCCGCAGCCGGACCTGCTGGACGGCGGGCCGCTGTACCTGGCGCTGTCGAACATCGCGGTCTGGGGCGGCACCGGCTTCAACATGATCGTCATCTACACCTCGCTCCAGTCGATCCCGGCGGAGGTGTACGAGGCGGCGAAGCTGGACGGCGCCACCCCGTTGCAGATCGCGCTGCGGATCAAGATCCCGATGGTGGCGCCGTCGCTGGTGCTGACCTTCTTCTTCTCGATCATCGCGACGCTCCAGGTGTTCAACGAGCCGACCACCCTCAAGCCGCTCACCAACTCCGTGTCCACGACGTGGAGTCCGCTGATGAAGGTGTACCGGGACGCGTTCGGCGAGGGTGACATCTACGGCGCCGCGGCGCAGGCCGTGATCATCGCGCTGGCCACGCTCCTGCTGTCCTTCGGCTTCCTGCGGGCCGCGAACCGTCGTCAGAAGCAGGAGGCAGCTCGATGAGTTCCCTTGCCGTTTCCCAGGCCGAGCCGGTGACGGGCGCCGCGCCCGGTACCGCCCAGGGCCGCCCGCCACTGCGCCGCAGGATCGCTCTGATCCCCACGGTCACGCTGCTCCTGGGCGCGATCTACTGCCTGCTGCCGGTGGCCTGGGTGGTCATCGCCGCCACCAAGTCGGGCAGTGAGCTGTTCTCCACGTTCACGTTCCTGCCGGGCACGGGTTTCGCCGACAACTTCCAGGACCTGAGCGCCTACCGCGACGGCGTCTACTGGTCGTGGATGGGCAACTCCGCCCTGTACGCCGGGCTCGGCGCCCTGCTGTCGACGTGCGTGTCCGCGTTCAGCGGCTACGCGCTGGCGATCTACCGTTTCCGCGGCCGCGAGACGATCTTCAACGTGCTGCTCGCGGGTGTGCTGATGCCTCCGGTGATCCTGGCCATCCCGCAGTACCTGCTGCTGGCGAAGGCCGACCTCACGGACTCCTACCTGTCCGTCCTGCTGCCGCAGATCCTGTCGCCGTACGGCGTCTACCTCGCGCGGATCTACGCCGCCGCCGCGGTGCCCGCCGACGTGGTCGAGGCCGGCCGGATGGACGGGGCGAGCGAGTGGCGGATCTTCACCCGGGTCGCGCTGCCGATGATGATCCCCGGCATGGTGACGGTGTTCCTGTTCCAGTTCGTGGCGATCTGGAACAACTTCCTGCTGCCGTACATCATGCTCAGCGACGACGAGAAGTTCCCGATCACCCTCGGCCTGTTCACGCTGCTGGAGCAGGGCGCCAACACCCCGGCGCTGTACACGCTGGTGATCACGGGCGCGTTCCTCGCGGTGCTCCCACTGGTCGCGCTGTTCCTGGTCATCCAGCGGTTCTGGAGTCTCGATCTGCTCTCCGGAGCCGTAAAGTCATGACCATGAACGCTGCGGGGGGCAGGCGCAGGCCGCCCACGATCCACGACGTGGCGCGCGAGGCGGGGGTCTCGCGCGGCACCGTCTCGCGTGTGCTCAACGGCGGCCACTACGTCAGCCCCGCCGCCCAGGAGGCGGTCAACGCGGCCATCCGCAAAACGGGTTACGTCGTCAACCGGCACGCCCGCTCGCTGATCACGGGCCGCTCCGACTCGATCGGCTTCCTGCTCACCGAGCCGCAGGAGAAGCTGTTCGAGGACCCCAACTTCAACGTCCTGCTGCGCTGCTGCACCCAGGCGCTGGCCGCGCACGACATCCCCCTGCTGCTGATGCTGGCCGGCACGCAGGACGAGCGGCGCCGGATCACGCGGTACATCACCGCGGGCCACGTCGACGGCGTGCTCCTCGTCTCCAGCCACTCCGCCGACCCGGTCGCCGAGCAACTGCACGAGGCGGGGGTGCCCCTCGTGCAGTGCGGCAAGCCCCTGGGGCGCGGCTCCAAGGTGAGCTACGTGGCGGCGGACGACCGGGACGGCGCCCGCGACATGATGCGCCACCTGCTGTCGCTGGGCCGCCGCCGTATCGGCGTGGTGAACGGCCCGATGGACACCCCGGGCGGTGTCGATCGCCTCGCCGGCTACAAGGAGGTGCTCACGGAAGCGGGCCTCGAGATCGACGAGCGGCTCATCGTCTCCGGCGACTGGGGCCGGGCCAGCGGCGAGGCGGGCGCCGAGCGGCTGCTGGCGCAGGCCCCGGACATGGACGCGGTGTTCGTCGCGTCGGACCTCATGGCGCAGGGCGTGCTGGCGGCCCTCCGGCGGGCGGGGCGGCGCGTGCCGCAGGACGTCGCGGTCGGCGGTTTCGACGACTCCCCGGCCGCGCTGGCCTCCAGCCCCGAGCTCACGACCATCCGGCAGCCGTGGGACCGTATCAGCGCCGAGATGGTACGGGTGCTGCTCGCGCAGATCGGGGGCGAGGATCCGGCGGCGGTGATCCTGCCTACGGAGCTGGTCAGACGGGAGTCGACGTAGGTCCCGCGGCCCGGCCAGGGACGTGCGCTGCATGCACGGTCATGGAACGCCGTACCGGTGTTACCGTTCCCGTATGGCGTCGAAAACGGCTGGTGCGGGGCTCGAGGACCGGTGGCGGGGCATCCTGTCGGCGCACGCGCGCACGATGTGCGAGATCGACCGCGTGCTGCATCCGCACGGCCTCGGCGCGTCCGACTTCGAGGTCCTGGACATCCTCGCGACCGCGGGGCCCGAGGAGGGCGAGCAGTGCCGGGTGCAGAACCTGGTCGGGCGGGTCCATCTCAGCCAGAGCGCGCTGTCCCGGCTCATCGCCCGGCTGGAGAAAGACGGGCTGGTGACGCGTTCGGTGTGCATGGAGGACCGACGCGGCGTGTGGGTGGCCCTGACCTCCAGGGGCCGTGACCTGCACGCGCAGGTACTGCCGCTCCAGCGGGCCGCGCTGGCCCGGACGCTGGGCGCGTAGACAGCCCTGGCCCGGGCCAGGCCCCGGCCCGGTCCGTCCTACGGACGTGCCAGCAGGGTGCGCACTCCCTCCGAGGTGAGCGTCAGGCGGTGCTCCGAGCTGCCGTCTATGGTGAGCGACAGGTCGTCGGCCGGCCACTGGGCGGCCAGGGCGCCGAGCGGCACCAGGCGGTAGCGGGAGACGAACGGCAGCAGCCCGGCCATTTCCACCTCGGAGGTGAAGACGGGTACCACCGGCTCGCCGCCCGGCTGCTCCAGCACCGGCAGTGCCACCGCCGAGGGGTTGGCGGCGTCGGCGTCGTTGGCGTCGTCGGGCACGGGGATGAGCACGTCGCTGTTGGCGAGCGCGTCCAGAGCCGCCGCGTCCTCGGTGTTCTCGGCGAGGACGTCCAAAGCCCGCTGGGCGGGCGTGGGCGTGGGGTCGTTTGCGGGTGTCTCCATGGCAGATTCCCTGGTAGCGGCGGTCGTGCGGCCTGCCCGGGACAAGATCCGCCCCGGGCGCGGTCCTGCTCGCGTACCCGATCGCGCCCGAAGCAATCCTGTTGATCTCCGAGGTTCAGGGGATCAGTGGGATGTGGCCGGAGGGCAGCCCGAGGCGGTCGCAGCCGACCCGCCGGGCCAGGGGCTCGGCCATGCTGGGCCCGATGTGCGTCCAGTAGGTGGCCGCGTCCCGGAAGTAGCGCTGCATCCGCTCACCGTCCCGGGCGTGCCGTGAGCCGGCCGTGCGGAAGAGGGTGCCCTGGAGGACGTCCCAGGCCATGCTGCCGGCGTTCAGGAACATCAGGGCGAGGCGGTTGTCCTCGGCGGTGCTGAAGGGGGCCTCGCCGGAGACGTTGCGGCGGCAGGCCTCCATCCATTCGTGAGCCGTCTGCTGGAGCGCCGCGTGCGCGGTGTGGATGATGCCCAGGGCTTCGCCCAGGTTCCGCTGGTAGTCGTGCAGGTCTGCGCGGGTGCGGTCGGGTTCCCGGGTGAGCGGGCGGGCGGCGAGGATGCGGGCGTACTCGTCGGCGGCGGCGTACGCGGTGCCGATCATGATCGCGGCCAGCTCGCCGTGGAAGAAGCTCGGCGCCCGGCCGGCGTACATGGGGTTGCCGTGCAGGTCCGAGCCGGGGCTGCCGCCCTCGACGGGCAGGTCGAGCAGGCCGGCTTCGACCGTGTGGTGGGCGGGGACGCGGGCCTGTTCCATGCGGATGCTGTTGGATCCGCTGCCGCGCAGGCCGAGGACGCCGTGCCAGTCGTCGACCACCGTCCACACCGGGCGCGGCGCGCAGAACAGCACGAGCGGTCCCGGGGTGTCGCCGGGCTCCTCGGGGGCGCGGAGCGTCTGGCCGACGTAGTGCGTCGCGTAGGGGGCGCCGGAGGAGTAGGGCCAGGTGCCGTCGAGGATCACGTGAGCGTCGCCGTCGGGCTGTGCGACGCCGACGGGCATGAGCGTGGCGGCGGCGCGGAAGTCGCCGTCGGCACCGAAGATCTCGCTCTGCGCGCGTTCCCCGAAGACCGACGCCACCTGGAGGACGTGGGCGGCGGTCAGGGACAGCGCCCAGCCGCTGGAGGGACAGCCGCGCGCGATCTCCGTGATCACGCGGTAGAACACGGGCAGCCCGAACTCGTACCCGCCGTAACGGCGTGGCTGGAGAATCCGGTAGAACCCGGCCCGTAAGAAGTCGTCGTGGGTGGCTTCCGGACAGCGCGTCAACCGCTCGGCCTCCGCCTGCCGTTCGATCAGCACGGGCTGCAACGCCACGGCCCGCCGGACGAGTTCGGCTTCGGTCAGTCCGGGTTCGGGTGGGGCGATCACCAGTGTCACGGGTGTCTCCTACGTGTGGGGCCGTCGGGTCGTGACGGGATACGTGCCCGTGTCATGGAAGCCGGAACCGTGTGGGGAGACCTACCGGGAAGCCCCGAGCAACCGACAGGGCAGGGCACGCTCGCTGACGCCACCACCCCCGACCGGTTCCACCCGGTACACCCCGGCTCCCCGCGCCCGGGTGACGGCCTCCGTCAGCACACCGTCCGTGAACAGTGCCGCGGCCCCGTCCTCCACCGCCCAGCCCGACGGCAGCTGTCCCGCCGCCACGGCCGCGCGGTAGGAGGGCCGGCGACCCGGTTCGCCGTCGTAGTGCGGGCAGACGGAGCCGGGCAGCAGCCCCAGGCCGTCTGGGAGGTACGCCAACGGCCCGAAGGAGTCGGTGTGCGAGCCCTCGGCCCAGCAGTTGGCGCCGGCGCTGATGCCGCACAGCAGCGTGCCGCGGTCGTAGGCCTCCAGGAGCAGCCGGTCCACGCCGTGGGTTCGCCATACCGCGAGGAGGTTGGCCGTGTTGCCACCGCCCACGTAGATGACGTCCTGGGCGAGCAGGAAGGAGCGCAGTGCGTCGTCGTCCAGCTCGCGGCGGAACAGGTGCAGGACGGAGGGTTCGCAGGCGGAGCGGCTGCGGAACGCCGTGCGGAACCGTTCGGTGTAGGCCGGCGCGTCGCCGCTGGCCGTGGGTACGAAGCACACCTTGGGGCGGGAGGCGCGCGCCCGGGCCAGTACCCAGTCGTCGAGGAGGCCGTCGTCGTCGGTGGAGAAGCCGCCGCCGAGGAGGGCGAGGCGCTGCGGGGGTTCGACTGCCATGGCGGTGCCTTCCTGGACGGGTGCGGCTAGGCTGCCCCGGGGCCTGTGTGCAGGACGGCGAACACCCCGCGGGCCCGGGTGCCGTCCGGCTGCTGCCAGGAGCCGGTGACGTGGCCGGTCGCTCCCTGGGAGGGCGGGAACGGGCCGTCCGGGGCAGGTTGCAGGACCCGGTGGAGGCTGAGGGTCGTGCCGTGCGGCGTCGTCAGCCGGGTGCCGTCCTGGTCGTCGGTGGTGATGAAGTCCGTGGGGATGGAGCCTTCGCCGGTGTGGGAGGCGATGACCTCCCGGTCGGGGACGTCGCTGAGGTTCTGGTCCTGGGCCTGCGCCCGCCCCTCGATCAAGGCCACCAACTGGGCGAGCAGCACGGGGTCGTGGCAGCCGTCGTACGCCCAGCGCCGCCCGAGCACGCCGTGCTCCATGGTGCCCACGAGGGCATGCTCCGCCCCGTCGAGAGCGGCACCGCGATAGGTGAGCGGCACCAGGTAGGTGGACGGGTGAGGGCCGGAGGCGTCGGTGACGACGATGAACTCGATCCCGACCTCGCCCTGCGGATCGTCCAACCGGAACCCGCCGGCCTTGGCCAGCTTCGGTTCGGCTGCGCCACCGCGGTACCACGGACGGGACGGCAGCCAGGAGGTGAGCAGTTCCAGCTTGGTCGGTTTGACCCAGGTGCGGTGGATGACGGACATGTTGAAGGCTCCCTTCCGTTACGCGGCGGCGGGACGCGGTGCGTCGCTCCTGGAGATCTCCGCACGCGCATTAGATCAGCCGTTGTTCCGACTTGACCACGCGATCACGGGAGTCGTCGCGGCAGCGGGGAACTTGCGCGGGGCTTCTCACTTCGTGCTTCCGAAGGTGTCGACAGATCCGATGTTACCGGTAACATGACCATCACCCGCCGCCGGCCGTCCCCCGGAGTCCGCGTGACCGACCAGCCCGCCGCACAGCGCGCAGCCACCCTCTCCCCCACTCCGTCCGCCCCGGTCTTCAGCCGGTCCGCCGTGGTCGCCTCCTGTGCGGGCTTCGTGCTCATGGGTGCGTTGCAGGCCCTGTACGGGCCCGTGATCCCCGGCGTCCGTGCGGAATTCGGGCTCTCGCCGTCCGTCGCGGGGCTGGGGCTCAGTGCCCACTTCGTCGGTGGCGTGGCCGGTGTGCTGCTGTTCGACCGGCTCTACGGGCGGGTCGGCAACCGGCACCTCCTCGGTAGCTCCTATCTGCTGATGGCGGTCGGCGCGGCGGGCTTCGCGCTGGCGCCCGGCTGGGCCACCGCCCTGGCGGCGGCCCTGCTCGCCGGGCTCGGTTTCGGCGGCATCGACTACGGGCTGAACCAGTTGTTCGCCGTGGGCTTCGGGCACCGTTCGACCGCGATGCTGAACATCCTCCACGCCCACTTCGGCATCGGCGCCATCCTCAGCCCCGCCCTGATCGGCGTGGTCGGCTCCGAGCACTACCCGGCCGTCTTTCTCGGTTTCGCCCTCGCCAACCTGCCGTTGCTGCTGTGCCTGAAGGGCGTACGGAACGACGCGCCCGTCCCGGCCGGTGACGAGGCCAGTGGTGGTGGGGTCCTCCGGCGGAGCCTCGCCTCGGTGCTCGCCGTCTTCGTCGCGCTCTACGTCCTGCACATCGGCATCGAGGCCGGTGTCGGCGGCTGGGAGCCCACGCATCTGGAGACCGTCGGCTACGGCGCGGGCGTCGCCGCCACCGCCACCTCCGTGTACTGGCTGATGATGACCGTGGGCCGCTTCCTGGTCGCACCGCTCGCGTTGCGCTTCTCCGCCCAGGCCATCATCACCGTCTCCTGCGCGGGTATGACGGTGTGTCTGCTGGCCGCGTCCGTGCCGGCGCTGGCGCCGTACGCGTACGCCGGTGTCGGTCTGTTCATCGCGCCGATCTTCCCCACCGGGCTGCCCTGGCTGAACCGGGTCGCCCCGCGGGCCCGGAGAGCCGGTGCCCTCGTCATCGCCGCGTCCATGGTCGGCGGTGTCGCGGCGGGTCCGGCGCTGGGCAAGGCCATCGAGTGGTCGGGGGTCCGCGCGGTCCCGCTGCTGCTGTGCGGTGTCTCGGCGCTGTGCCTGGGCGCCACGCTCTGGTTGATCCGCGTCACCCGCTCTCACTGAAACGTCCATCGACTCCCCTCGACATTCCGCCCGCATCCCGAAGGGAAGCCTCCGCATGCCCGCCCTGACGACGACGTCCGACGGATTCCTGCTGTACGGCGAGCCGTTCCGGATCATCTCCGGTGCGTTGCACTACTTCCGTGTCCACCCCGGCCTGTGGTCCGACCGGCTGCGCAAGGCGCGGCTGATGGGCCTCAACACGGTGGAGACGTACATCCCGTGGAACCACCATCAACCCGATTCCGAGGGGCCACTCGTACTCGACGGCTTCCTCGACCTGCCCCGGTTCCTTCAACTCGCCCGGGACGAGGGACTGCACGTGCTGCTGCGTCCCGGTCCTTTCATCTGTGCCGAGTGGGACGGCGGCGGCCTGCCCGACTGGCTGACGTCGGACCCGGACATCCGGCTGCGGTCCAGCGATCCGCGTTTCACCCGGGCCGTCGACCGCTACCTGGACCTGCTGCTGCCCGCGCTCCGGCCGCACCTGGCCGCGGCGGGCGGTCCCGTCATCGCCGTGCAGGTGGAGAACGAGTACGGGGCCTACGGCGACGACAGCGCGTATCTGAAGCACCTGGCCGACGCGTTCCGCTCCCGGGGCGTCGAGGAACTGCTGTTCACCTGTGACCAGGCCGACCCCGAGCACCTGGCCGCCGGGAGCCTGCCGGGCGTGCTGACCGCCAGCACCTTCGGCAGCCGGGTCGAGCGGAACCTCGGGCGGCTGCGCGAGCACCGACGCGAAGGCCCGCTGTTCTGCGCGGAGTTCTGGATCGGCTGGTTCGACCACTGGGGCGGGCCGCACCACGTAAGGGACGCGGCCGACGCCGCCGCCGATCTGGACCGGCTGCTGTCCGCCGGGGCGTCCGTCAACATCTACATGTTCCACGGCGGCACCAACTTCGGCTTCACCAACGGCGCCAACCACAAACACGCCTACGAACCCACCGTCACGTCGTACGACTACGACGCCCCGCTCACCGAGTGCGGCGACCCGGGCCCGAAGTACCACGCCTTCCGCGAGGTCATCGCCCGCCATGCCGCCGTCCCCGACGAGCCCGTCCCGGCGCCCGGACCCAAACTGCCGACCACCGACGTCGAGTTGGACGGCCGGGCCCCTCTGCTCTCCCTCGCCGACGCGCTCGCCACTCCTGTCCGCACCGACGACCCGGTGACCATGGGCGAGCTCGGGCAGCGCACCGGCTACGCGCTCTACCGCACCCTCCTTCCCGCCTCCGGTGACGGCCTGCTGCACTTCGCCGGCGGTGTCGGGGACCGTGCCCAGGTCTTCGTCGACGGCGCACCCGCCGGTGTCCTGGAACGCG encodes the following:
- a CDS encoding extracellular solute-binding protein yields the protein MPYTKRRRLVTSAVAIALGATALAACGSDSGDGETESGPVSLTYWTWTPGMDKVVDLWNKGPGKKDQITVTVKKQASGDTLVTKILTAHKAGKAPDLVQAEYQALPTLVSNDALADISKNVGDAEGSFADGVWQQTTLGTDAVYAVPQDIGPMMFYYREDLFKEYGLTVPTTWDEFAETARKLKKAAPDKDLTTFSANDSGLFAGLAQQAGAKWWTTSGDQWKVSINDAATQKVAEFWGGLVEEGAIDSQPMYTPAWNKALNTGKQIAWVSAVWAPGTLTTAAPATKGKWAMAPLPQWSANENRTGSWGGSSTAVTTDSKHQEAAAEFAAWLNTDGDALNALAKESGVYPAAKNAQTSGAFLKPPAYFSNQADFYTKAAGIAETTAPSAWGPNVNVAYTTFKDAFGAAAKNKSDFGAALDEMQDDTVADMKKQGFEVAE
- a CDS encoding sugar ABC transporter permease, with protein sequence MKSTARRQSYGVKGAPYGFLLPATILFTLFFALPIGFALWLSFHKVKVSGLGLGSGARKEVWAGLENYTDALTDSELVNGALRVLGYGCIVVPVMLGLALLFALMLDSEKVRLAPFTRLAIFLPYAIPGVVAALLWGFLYLPDVSPFYFVLDKLGLPQPDLLDGGPLYLALSNIAVWGGTGFNMIVIYTSLQSIPAEVYEAAKLDGATPLQIALRIKIPMVAPSLVLTFFFSIIATLQVFNEPTTLKPLTNSVSTTWSPLMKVYRDAFGEGDIYGAAAQAVIIALATLLLSFGFLRAANRRQKQEAAR
- a CDS encoding carbohydrate ABC transporter permease, with the translated sequence MSSLAVSQAEPVTGAAPGTAQGRPPLRRRIALIPTVTLLLGAIYCLLPVAWVVIAATKSGSELFSTFTFLPGTGFADNFQDLSAYRDGVYWSWMGNSALYAGLGALLSTCVSAFSGYALAIYRFRGRETIFNVLLAGVLMPPVILAIPQYLLLAKADLTDSYLSVLLPQILSPYGVYLARIYAAAAVPADVVEAGRMDGASEWRIFTRVALPMMIPGMVTVFLFQFVAIWNNFLLPYIMLSDDEKFPITLGLFTLLEQGANTPALYTLVITGAFLAVLPLVALFLVIQRFWSLDLLSGAVKS
- a CDS encoding LacI family DNA-binding transcriptional regulator, whose protein sequence is MTMNAAGGRRRPPTIHDVAREAGVSRGTVSRVLNGGHYVSPAAQEAVNAAIRKTGYVVNRHARSLITGRSDSIGFLLTEPQEKLFEDPNFNVLLRCCTQALAAHDIPLLLMLAGTQDERRRITRYITAGHVDGVLLVSSHSADPVAEQLHEAGVPLVQCGKPLGRGSKVSYVAADDRDGARDMMRHLLSLGRRRIGVVNGPMDTPGGVDRLAGYKEVLTEAGLEIDERLIVSGDWGRASGEAGAERLLAQAPDMDAVFVASDLMAQGVLAALRRAGRRVPQDVAVGGFDDSPAALASSPELTTIRQPWDRISAEMVRVLLAQIGGEDPAAVILPTELVRREST
- a CDS encoding MarR family transcriptional regulator, producing the protein MASKTAGAGLEDRWRGILSAHARTMCEIDRVLHPHGLGASDFEVLDILATAGPEEGEQCRVQNLVGRVHLSQSALSRLIARLEKDGLVTRSVCMEDRRGVWVALTSRGRDLHAQVLPLQRAALARTLGA
- a CDS encoding SseB family protein, producing METPANDPTPTPAQRALDVLAENTEDAAALDALANSDVLIPVPDDANDADAANPSAVALPVLEQPGGEPVVPVFTSEVEMAGLLPFVSRYRLVPLGALAAQWPADDLSLTIDGSSEHRLTLTSEGVRTLLARP
- a CDS encoding acyl-CoA dehydrogenase family protein, which produces MTLVIAPPEPGLTEAELVRRAVALQPVLIERQAEAERLTRCPEATHDDFLRAGFYRILQPRRYGGYEFGLPVFYRVITEIARGCPSSGWALSLTAAHVLQVASVFGERAQSEIFGADGDFRAAATLMPVGVAQPDGDAHVILDGTWPYSSGAPYATHYVGQTLRAPEEPGDTPGPLVLFCAPRPVWTVVDDWHGVLGLRGSGSNSIRMEQARVPAHHTVEAGLLDLPVEGGSPGSDLHGNPMYAGRAPSFFHGELAAIMIGTAYAAADEYARILAARPLTREPDRTRADLHDYQRNLGEALGIIHTAHAALQQTAHEWMEACRRNVSGEAPFSTAEDNRLALMFLNAGSMAWDVLQGTLFRTAGSRHARDGERMQRYFRDAATYWTHIGPSMAEPLARRVGCDRLGLPSGHIPLIP
- a CDS encoding peptidase E, producing MAVEPPQRLALLGGGFSTDDDGLLDDWVLARARASRPKVCFVPTASGDAPAYTERFRTAFRSRSACEPSVLHLFRRELDDDALRSFLLAQDVIYVGGGNTANLLAVWRTHGVDRLLLEAYDRGTLLCGISAGANCWAEGSHTDSFGPLAYLPDGLGLLPGSVCPHYDGEPGRRPSYRAAVAAGQLPSGWAVEDGAAALFTDGVLTEAVTRARGAGVYRVEPVGGGGVSERALPCRLLGASR
- a CDS encoding 1,4-alpha-glucan branching protein, translated to MSVIHRTWVKPTKLELLTSWLPSRPWYRGGAAEPKLAKAGGFRLDDPQGEVGIEFIVVTDASGPHPSTYLVPLTYRGAALDGAEHALVGTMEHGVLGRRWAYDGCHDPVLLAQLVALIEGRAQAQDQNLSDVPDREVIASHTGEGSIPTDFITTDDQDGTRLTTPHGTTLSLHRVLQPAPDGPFPPSQGATGHVTGSWQQPDGTRARGVFAVLHTGPGAA
- a CDS encoding MFS transporter; protein product: MTDQPAAQRAATLSPTPSAPVFSRSAVVASCAGFVLMGALQALYGPVIPGVRAEFGLSPSVAGLGLSAHFVGGVAGVLLFDRLYGRVGNRHLLGSSYLLMAVGAAGFALAPGWATALAAALLAGLGFGGIDYGLNQLFAVGFGHRSTAMLNILHAHFGIGAILSPALIGVVGSEHYPAVFLGFALANLPLLLCLKGVRNDAPVPAGDEASGGGVLRRSLASVLAVFVALYVLHIGIEAGVGGWEPTHLETVGYGAGVAATATSVYWLMMTVGRFLVAPLALRFSAQAIITVSCAGMTVCLLAASVPALAPYAYAGVGLFIAPIFPTGLPWLNRVAPRARRAGALVIAASMVGGVAAGPALGKAIEWSGVRAVPLLLCGVSALCLGATLWLIRVTRSH
- a CDS encoding beta-galactosidase yields the protein MPALTTTSDGFLLYGEPFRIISGALHYFRVHPGLWSDRLRKARLMGLNTVETYIPWNHHQPDSEGPLVLDGFLDLPRFLQLARDEGLHVLLRPGPFICAEWDGGGLPDWLTSDPDIRLRSSDPRFTRAVDRYLDLLLPALRPHLAAAGGPVIAVQVENEYGAYGDDSAYLKHLADAFRSRGVEELLFTCDQADPEHLAAGSLPGVLTASTFGSRVERNLGRLREHRREGPLFCAEFWIGWFDHWGGPHHVRDAADAAADLDRLLSAGASVNIYMFHGGTNFGFTNGANHKHAYEPTVTSYDYDAPLTECGDPGPKYHAFREVIARHAAVPDEPVPAPGPKLPTTDVELDGRAPLLSLADALATPVRTDDPVTMGELGQRTGYALYRTLLPASGDGLLHFAGGVGDRAQVFVDGAPAGVLERERHDETLPVRVHRPGATLEVLVENMGGVNYGPRIGAPKGLLGPVSFNGTVLRGWDCHALPLDDLDAVPFTPGDGAAVTVPAFHRGTFEVDTPADTFLALPGWTKGQAWVNGFHLGRYWNRGPQHTLYVPAPVLRPGTNELILLELHGTTANRAQLTGTPDLGPENTW